A stretch of candidate division WOR-3 bacterium DNA encodes these proteins:
- a CDS encoding response regulator transcription factor produces the protein MPNQKLVAVVDDEPDIVELITYSLKKDNFSTESFTDGISFMNYLSKNRPDLVILDIMLPGLSGIEICKKVRSNPQTKNLPIIILTAKDTETDKVLGLELGADDYVVKPFSVKELISRVKSVMRRTYERESEEEKKTIDYRGLVIDREKFTVQVDGKNVDLTVTEFRILEILASKPDRVFSRDSILEKLWGSEKIVIDRTIDVHIVKIREKIGKYGKNIKAVRGIGYKFETS, from the coding sequence ATGCCAAATCAAAAATTGGTAGCCGTCGTTGACGATGAACCTGACATAGTTGAATTGATCACGTACAGTTTAAAAAAAGACAATTTTTCGACAGAAAGTTTTACGGACGGGATTTCCTTTATGAATTATCTGTCGAAAAATCGACCGGACCTCGTAATTCTCGACATTATGCTCCCAGGGTTGAGCGGCATAGAGATATGCAAAAAGGTAAGATCAAATCCCCAGACAAAAAATTTACCCATAATTATACTCACCGCGAAAGACACAGAAACAGACAAGGTTTTGGGACTGGAGCTCGGAGCAGATGATTATGTCGTCAAACCTTTCAGCGTCAAAGAGCTCATTTCAAGAGTAAAATCTGTTATGAGAAGGACTTATGAAAGAGAAAGCGAAGAAGAAAAAAAGACAATTGATTACAGAGGCTTGGTAATTGACAGGGAAAAATTCACCGTTCAAGTAGATGGAAAAAATGTTGACCTGACGGTCACAGAGTTCAGGATTCTTGAAATACTCGCGTCAAAACCGGACAGGGTTTTCAGCAGGGATTCAATTCTTGAGAAATTATGGGGCTCTGAAAAGATTGTAATTGACAGAACCATAGATGTTCACATAGTCAAGATCAGAGAAAAGATTGGAAAATACGGTAAAAACATCAAAGCAGTGAGAGGAATAGGGTATAAATTCGAAACAAGTTAA
- the pstS gene encoding phosphate ABC transporter substrate-binding protein PstS yields MKNKKILAIVMIFAALLIGCSQKPQQQTTDDSSQVELVEMDIMAAGATFPFPLYSKMFDEYAKIRGPKVNYNAIGSGGGINQLIEKTVDFGGTDAPMKADDFEKAGAEIVHIPTVLGAVVVSYNLPDNPPLKLTDQVIADIFLGNIVKWNDPKITEINPEISLPDMEIIVVHRSDGSGTTHIFSDYLTKVSPEWADKVGAGKSLEWPVGIGANGNPGVAGQISSTPGAVGYTELIYALSNSMPVASVRNKSGNFITPSIASVSSAAAIDLPADMIVSLTDTDAPEGYPISGLTWLILYKDQNYGGRSEELAKEIVNLIWWMTHEGQVYCEELHYAPLPQDAIGDIETLIKSINYGGKPLM; encoded by the coding sequence ATGAAAAACAAGAAAATTCTTGCCATTGTCATGATTTTCGCGGCGCTTTTGATCGGCTGCAGCCAAAAACCCCAGCAGCAGACCACAGACGATTCTTCCCAAGTTGAGCTTGTCGAGATGGACATCATGGCGGCAGGGGCTACTTTCCCTTTCCCTCTTTATTCAAAAATGTTTGATGAATACGCGAAAATTAGAGGGCCTAAAGTAAACTACAACGCGATCGGTTCTGGAGGCGGAATAAACCAGCTAATAGAAAAGACCGTGGATTTCGGCGGAACAGATGCGCCGATGAAAGCGGATGATTTTGAAAAGGCAGGCGCAGAAATCGTACATATTCCCACGGTGCTCGGAGCGGTAGTTGTCTCTTACAACCTTCCGGACAATCCTCCGTTGAAACTGACTGACCAAGTTATAGCGGATATATTTCTCGGAAATATTGTAAAGTGGAACGACCCGAAAATCACCGAAATAAATCCGGAAATATCTCTGCCTGATATGGAAATAATCGTCGTCCATAGATCAGATGGAAGCGGAACGACACATATTTTCAGTGATTACTTGACAAAAGTCAGCCCTGAGTGGGCGGATAAAGTGGGGGCAGGAAAATCCCTGGAATGGCCTGTAGGAATCGGCGCGAACGGGAACCCTGGCGTCGCAGGACAGATAAGTTCTACCCCGGGAGCCGTCGGTTACACAGAGTTGATATACGCTCTGAGCAATTCTATGCCAGTCGCATCTGTCAGGAACAAAAGCGGAAATTTCATTACGCCTTCAATCGCCTCCGTCAGTTCCGCCGCCGCGATAGATTTACCGGCTGACATGATAGTTTCCCTGACCGACACTGATGCACCGGAAGGATACCCAATCAGCGGTTTAACATGGCTCATTCTCTACAAAGACCAGAATTACGGCGGAAGAAGCGAAGAATTGGCTAAAGAGATTGTGAATTTGATATGGTGGATGACCCACGAAGGACAGGTTTACTGTGAAGAGCTTCATTACGCTCCACTGCCGCAAGACGCCATAGGGGACATTGAGACACTAATTAAATCCATCAATTACGGCGGAAAACCCTTGATGTAA
- a CDS encoding PAS domain-containing protein, with protein MTIKVFNDVQREERIQTLLKAAEDAQLLSTKILSEKPLSDEDSLFKGIFGGQDFRYSLYGPDGELLADSKVQKDSFPGRTSESVFFQGLIAASDKEDKKFGYIEKEYSSSLSLPIILSGNLLGVMVVEGSVETQKLENTKYIILIFLAVLMFFSLFSIAGSNSDILKTFDSIKRLIERAAENERGIILSEKEIALLGEERLKISDLLSGRRNEKKDYIEVLGKIIEILPSYAMAIDTSGKIVLCNSAAEKFFSKDPSEKITGTYYREVFGKEELFNMISQADKTDSSLNAEMEINGLYCDTTVDKVSFDGMKLFLLIAHDISERIKTKERQNRFIVSTAHELKTPLSIINGFFEILEGESEENKKKFFSIIKNNLVRLNNLVSDLLLLTKTDDPGFLYDFGKTDLKFIAQEMVAAFEQKAKSKQIEFKTSFPEDEAFVFGDNFLLGQMIMNLVDNAVKYNKNGGEVTISIEKRNGLVVLAVKDTGIGIPEKYSKEIFSRFFTIDKSRSREAGGTGLGLSIVKNIADRHSAYVNFESEKGEGTTFFVSFPELKN; from the coding sequence ATGACGATAAAGGTTTTCAACGATGTTCAGAGAGAAGAGAGAATTCAAACACTTCTAAAAGCAGCGGAAGACGCCCAGTTATTGTCGACAAAAATCTTAAGCGAGAAGCCTTTATCAGATGAGGACAGCCTGTTCAAAGGAATCTTCGGCGGACAGGATTTCAGGTATTCTCTTTACGGCCCGGACGGGGAACTTCTCGCCGATTCAAAAGTTCAAAAAGACAGTTTTCCCGGCAGAACAAGCGAAAGCGTTTTTTTTCAAGGTTTGATAGCCGCTTCCGATAAAGAGGACAAAAAATTCGGTTATATCGAAAAAGAATACTCTTCCTCTTTGTCCTTGCCGATTATTTTAAGTGGAAATCTTTTAGGAGTTATGGTTGTCGAAGGTTCGGTTGAAACTCAAAAATTAGAAAATACAAAATACATAATCCTTATTTTTTTAGCTGTTCTAATGTTTTTTTCTCTATTCTCTATTGCAGGGAGCAATTCGGATATCTTGAAAACTTTCGATTCTATAAAACGGCTGATTGAAAGAGCGGCTGAAAATGAAAGGGGAATAATTCTCAGCGAAAAGGAGATCGCTCTTTTAGGAGAGGAGCGTTTAAAAATCTCGGATTTGCTCTCAGGAAGGAGAAATGAGAAAAAAGATTATATCGAGGTTTTAGGAAAAATTATTGAGATTCTTCCTTCCTATGCCATGGCCATAGACACTTCCGGAAAGATTGTTCTTTGCAACAGCGCCGCGGAAAAATTTTTTTCTAAAGACCCGTCAGAAAAAATAACAGGAACCTATTACAGAGAAGTTTTTGGAAAGGAAGAACTTTTCAACATGATATCGCAGGCGGATAAAACAGATTCTTCTTTGAACGCCGAAATGGAAATCAACGGATTATACTGCGATACGACTGTTGATAAAGTTTCGTTTGACGGAATGAAGCTGTTTTTATTGATCGCTCATGACATATCAGAGAGAATAAAGACAAAGGAAAGACAAAACAGATTTATCGTCAGCACGGCGCACGAACTTAAAACACCTCTTTCTATAATAAACGGGTTTTTTGAGATTCTCGAAGGCGAATCGGAGGAAAACAAAAAGAAATTTTTCTCAATAATTAAAAATAACCTTGTCAGGTTGAACAATCTTGTCAGCGACCTTCTGCTTTTGACCAAAACGGACGATCCCGGTTTTCTCTATGATTTTGGAAAAACCGACCTGAAATTTATTGCTCAAGAAATGGTCGCAGCTTTTGAGCAAAAAGCCAAAAGCAAGCAAATCGAATTTAAGACTTCATTTCCTGAAGATGAAGCGTTTGTTTTTGGAGACAATTTTCTTCTCGGGCAAATGATTATGAACCTTGTCGACAACGCTGTTAAATACAACAAAAACGGCGGAGAAGTCACGATTTCTATTGAAAAGAGAAATGGTCTTGTCGTTCTCGCGGTAAAAGACACAGGAATAGGAATACCCGAAAAATATTCAAAAGAGATATTTTCAAGATTTTTCACAATAGATAAGTCGAGATCAAGAGAAGCGGGTGGGACAGGTCTTGGACTTTCCATTGTGAAAAATATTGCGGATAGGCACAGCGCATACGTCAACTTTGAAAGCGAAAAGGGAGAAGGTACGACTTTTTTTGTCAGTTTTCCAGAGCTAAAAAATTAA
- the pstC gene encoding phosphate ABC transporter permease subunit PstC → MNDKIFRGILFVSGLLIFFLIGGIFLTLSIGAFPSIKSLGFSFLTRSNWNPQTVWNGSAIELGAIPFLFGTIVTSFLSLALSIPFSFSTALLLGEYYRNGFIPAFLKSTVELLSGIPSVIYGFWGFNLIVPIIRNIELKIGIPPYGVGIMAASLVLAIMIIPYSASLIREILHLVPKELKEAGYSLGATRFEVIKNIVFPYARSGIVAGLLLALGRALGETMAVTLVIGNLNSLPKTLGSIFQIHKTLFSPGNTMSSIIALEFNESSGIHQSALIEMGLLLILLTTIINFAGRFIIKKTDRSNSR, encoded by the coding sequence ATGAACGATAAAATTTTCAGGGGCATTCTCTTTGTTTCAGGACTGCTGATTTTTTTTCTTATTGGCGGAATTTTCCTGACTTTGTCTATCGGCGCTTTTCCCTCAATCAAGTCTCTGGGATTTTCCTTTTTGACGAGATCAAACTGGAACCCTCAAACAGTTTGGAACGGCAGTGCAATTGAGCTTGGCGCGATTCCATTTTTATTTGGCACGATCGTGACTTCTTTTTTGTCTTTGGCATTGTCAATTCCTTTCTCGTTTTCAACCGCGCTTTTGCTGGGGGAATACTACAGAAACGGTTTTATTCCGGCTTTTTTAAAAAGCACAGTTGAACTGCTTTCTGGCATTCCATCAGTCATATACGGGTTTTGGGGTTTTAACCTGATAGTCCCAATCATAAGAAACATTGAATTGAAGATTGGAATACCCCCTTATGGAGTGGGCATAATGGCCGCGTCTTTGGTCTTGGCGATAATGATTATTCCCTACTCTGCTTCGTTGATAAGGGAAATACTGCACCTGGTTCCTAAGGAATTAAAGGAAGCTGGTTATTCTCTCGGAGCGACTCGATTTGAAGTTATTAAGAATATTGTTTTTCCCTACGCTAGATCCGGAATTGTCGCGGGGCTGCTGCTCGCTCTCGGAAGAGCGCTGGGAGAGACCATGGCGGTTACGCTTGTCATCGGAAACCTGAATTCTCTTCCTAAAACTCTCGGGTCAATTTTTCAAATACATAAAACATTGTTTTCACCTGGAAATACAATGTCGAGCATTATTGCCCTTGAATTCAACGAGTCAAGCGGCATACATCAATCCGCGCTAATCGAGATGGGGCTTTTGCTTATTCTGCTCACCACAATTATTAATTTTGCGGGGAGATTCATAATTAAAAAAACAGACAGGTCGAATTCCAGATGA